One genomic segment of Oncorhynchus mykiss isolate Arlee chromosome 10, USDA_OmykA_1.1, whole genome shotgun sequence includes these proteins:
- the LOC118966686 gene encoding zinc finger and SCAN domain-containing protein 5B-like isoform X2, whose translation MSKLQLLNVFITERLTTAAVEIFGSAEKTLAEYQERLTTAAVEIFVVVEKTIAEVQGENDRLRGLLLGHLDPQQLNLPEEEVSPKQQHCEQEWSPSPGQEDPEPTQITEEQKELKTSQEEEQLQRLRSATTEVVQLIFIPPCVESDCDQDSKTDSLPSNTTEQTQSALDDEDYRASQLSSHFHPLSTVNPHCSAALSEIIVSIDEDEGEELPSRSKRTREKKKQISQVCTEAKTTSELRAPLKSHTNRRPCRCRVCSKCFKTPGPLKVHWRIHTGEKSHRCPFCCRSFKSLNVLQLHQKVHTGEKDRPHQCPVCN comes from the exons ATGTCCAAACTACAGCTGTTGAATGTGTTTATCACCGAGCGTTTAACAACAGCAGCAGTGGAGATATTTGGTTCAGCAGAAAAGACATTAGCAGAGTACCAGGAGCGACTGACAACAGCGGCGGTGGAGATATTTGTTGTGGTGGAAAAGACGATCGCAGAGGTTCAGGGAGAGAACGACCGTCTACGAGGGCTTCTTCTGGGTCATTTAG atccCCAGCAGCTAAATCTCCCCGAAGAGGAGGTTTCCCCTAAGCAGCAGCATTGTGAGCAGGAGTGGAGCCCCAGTCCGGGGCAGGAGGACCCAGAGCCCACACAGATTACAGAGGAACAGAAGGAACTCAAGACCagtcaggaggaagagcagcttcaaAGACTTAGGTCTGCTACCACAGAGGTTGTACAATTGATATTTATTCCTCCCTGTGTGGAAAGTGACTGTGACCAGGACAGCAAGACGGACTCTCTACCCTCCAACACAACTGAACAGACCCAATCAGCATTGGATGACGAGGACTACAGAGCATCACAACTATCCAGTCACTTTCATCCCCTCTCTACAGTAAATCCACACTGTTCTGCAGCTCTGAGTGAAATCATTGTAAGTATTGATGAAGACGAGGGTGAAGAACTACCGTCAAGGTCAAAGAGAACACGGGAAAAGAAAAAACAAATCTCTCAAGTCTGCACTGAGGCCAAGACAACCAGTGAGCTGAGAGCACCTTTAAAGTCTCACACAAACAGGAGACCATGCAGGTGTCGTGTGTGCAGTAAATGCTTTAAGACACCGGGCCCTTTAAAAGTACATTGGAgaattcacacaggggagaaatcaCACCGCTGTCCTTTTTGTTGTCGAAGTTTTAAGTCATTAAACGTTCTACAACTACACCAGAAAGTTCACACTGGGGAGAAAGATAGACCACACCAATGTCCTGTGTGCAATTAA
- the LOC118966686 gene encoding zinc finger and SCAN domain-containing protein 5B-like isoform X1, producing MSKLQLLNVFITERLTTAAVEIFGSAEKTLAEYQERLTTAAVEIFVVVEKTIAEVQGENDRLRGLLLGHLGADPQQLNLPEEEVSPKQQHCEQEWSPSPGQEDPEPTQITEEQKELKTSQEEEQLQRLRSATTEVVQLIFIPPCVESDCDQDSKTDSLPSNTTEQTQSALDDEDYRASQLSSHFHPLSTVNPHCSAALSEIIVSIDEDEGEELPSRSKRTREKKKQISQVCTEAKTTSELRAPLKSHTNRRPCRCRVCSKCFKTPGPLKVHWRIHTGEKSHRCPFCCRSFKSLNVLQLHQKVHTGEKDRPHQCPVCN from the exons ATGTCCAAACTACAGCTGTTGAATGTGTTTATCACCGAGCGTTTAACAACAGCAGCAGTGGAGATATTTGGTTCAGCAGAAAAGACATTAGCAGAGTACCAGGAGCGACTGACAACAGCGGCGGTGGAGATATTTGTTGTGGTGGAAAAGACGATCGCAGAGGTTCAGGGAGAGAACGACCGTCTACGAGGGCTTCTTCTGGGTCATTTAGGTGCAG atccCCAGCAGCTAAATCTCCCCGAAGAGGAGGTTTCCCCTAAGCAGCAGCATTGTGAGCAGGAGTGGAGCCCCAGTCCGGGGCAGGAGGACCCAGAGCCCACACAGATTACAGAGGAACAGAAGGAACTCAAGACCagtcaggaggaagagcagcttcaaAGACTTAGGTCTGCTACCACAGAGGTTGTACAATTGATATTTATTCCTCCCTGTGTGGAAAGTGACTGTGACCAGGACAGCAAGACGGACTCTCTACCCTCCAACACAACTGAACAGACCCAATCAGCATTGGATGACGAGGACTACAGAGCATCACAACTATCCAGTCACTTTCATCCCCTCTCTACAGTAAATCCACACTGTTCTGCAGCTCTGAGTGAAATCATTGTAAGTATTGATGAAGACGAGGGTGAAGAACTACCGTCAAGGTCAAAGAGAACACGGGAAAAGAAAAAACAAATCTCTCAAGTCTGCACTGAGGCCAAGACAACCAGTGAGCTGAGAGCACCTTTAAAGTCTCACACAAACAGGAGACCATGCAGGTGTCGTGTGTGCAGTAAATGCTTTAAGACACCGGGCCCTTTAAAAGTACATTGGAgaattcacacaggggagaaatcaCACCGCTGTCCTTTTTGTTGTCGAAGTTTTAAGTCATTAAACGTTCTACAACTACACCAGAAAGTTCACACTGGGGAGAAAGATAGACCACACCAATGTCCTGTGTGCAATTAA